Proteins from one Carassius gibelio isolate Cgi1373 ecotype wild population from Czech Republic chromosome A25, carGib1.2-hapl.c, whole genome shotgun sequence genomic window:
- the LOC127947476 gene encoding leucine-rich repeat-containing protein 10B-like, with amino-acid sequence MGNSSRKEAQDEGEEKEMKGDKGNKEKTAKKGEVEVMEDEELPFGVHKLLESGDRVLDLSYYKFRRLPRQVLNLEYLEKLYVCGNRLRNVPKGIMRLHGLRTLGLDFNKLVDVPLSVCQLTNLTCLYLGSNRLISLPPEVRNLQNLRCLWVESNYFQRFPKQLYDLPNLRSLQIGDNRLRMLPSDLWRMESLRGLWLYGNRFQEFPRVLLKMEQLEILDMDRNRISQFPNLHHLSALRLFSYDHNPVKEPPRVREEVLIVGEGAEEVLQARGRRKEAKEQAEKDAEEAAVVAAAAASPVIHGILKKLRMNSALNLATAKEKVTNESVASTTPNGDENGPLNNDRCAFFEEAGLGYDDGGLEYEREELICEGEGYEGYEGAEFEYERAEMDYDYEGYE; translated from the coding sequence ATGGGCAACTCGTCCCGGAAAGAGGCCCAAGACGAAGGAGAGGAAAAGGAGATGAAGGGAGATAAAGGAAACAAGGAGAAAACTGCTAAAAAAGGAGAAGTCGAGGTCATGGAGGATGAGGAGCTACCGTTCGGAGTCCACAAGCTCTTGGAGAGCGGAGATCGAGTGTTGGACCTGAGCTACTACAAGTTCCGTCGCCTTCCTCGTCAAGTCCTGAACCTGGAGTACCTGGAGAAGCTTTACGTCTGTGGAAACCGTCTCCGCAACGTCCCTAAGGGTATCATGCGGCTGCATGGTTTGCGTACCCTGGGGCTCGACTTCAATAAGCTTGTTGACGTTCCTCTGTCGGTGTGCCAGTTGACGAATCTCACGTGTCTTTACCTGGGAAGCAACCGGCTGATAAGCCTCCCACCAGAAGTGAGGAACCTGCAGAATTTGCGTTGCCTCTGGGTGGAGAGCAACTACTTCCAGCGATTCCCCAAGCAGTTGTACGACCTTCCCAATTTACGCTCACTACAGATTGGGGACAACCGTCTGCGCATGCTTCCCTCGGACCTATGGCGCATGGAGTCCCTGAGAGGACTCTGGCTGTATGGAAACCGCTTTCAGGAGTTTCCGCGAGTGCTCCTAAAGATGGAGCAGCTGGAGATTCTGGACATGGATCGCAATCGGATATCACAGTTCCCAAACTTGCATCATCTATCAGCGCTGCGACTCTTCTCCTACGACCACAACCCTGTAAAGGAGCCACCGCGTGTAAGGGAGGAGGTGCTTATAGTCGGAGAGGGCGCTGAGGAGGTGTTGCAGGCTAGAGGGAGAAGGAAAGAGGCAAAAGAACAAGCAGAGAAGGACGCAGAGGAGGCGGCGGTCGTGGCGGCAGCGGCAGCTAGTCCGGTCATTCACGGAATACTCAAGAAACTCCGAATGAACTCCGCCCTTAACCTGGCAACTGCTAAGGAGAAGGTAACAAATGAGTCTGTTGCATCAACAACCCCAAATGGGGATGAAAACGGACCACTAAATAATGACAGATGTGCATTTTTTGAGGAGGCGGGGCTTGGTTATGACGATGGGGGTCTGGAGTATGAAAGGGAGGAGCTAATCTGTGAGGGGGAGGGGTATGAAGGCTACGAGGGGGCGGAGTTCGAATATGAAAGGGCTGAAATGGACTATGATTATGAAGGTTATGAGTGA